One region of Marivirga arenosa genomic DNA includes:
- a CDS encoding DUF6962 family protein: MEDIVQIELFGIRIDEPIVTLTDLLVSFLCFLYFFKMQQENRKEKVYLYFKYYFLIMGLATTFGGLIGHAFYYEFSRAWKLVGWIISMFAIMLIERGAIEHTRIVLNKKYVKILGVVNIIEFLIFLGLVFYTLDFFYVQLHSGYGLMFVVLVIEFMLFLKTKNLSTQYIMAGLGFAALSALVFATEFSIHRWFNYLSISHTLMAVATVFIYGGVKRIEIKEEHPKEYA; encoded by the coding sequence ATGGAAGACATTGTTCAGATAGAATTATTTGGAATTAGAATTGATGAGCCAATCGTTACACTCACAGACTTGCTCGTTAGCTTTTTATGCTTTTTATATTTTTTCAAAATGCAGCAAGAAAATAGAAAAGAGAAGGTATACCTCTATTTTAAATATTACTTTTTAATTATGGGACTTGCCACCACATTTGGTGGATTGATTGGTCATGCTTTTTATTATGAATTTAGTAGAGCCTGGAAATTGGTAGGCTGGATAATAAGTATGTTCGCTATAATGCTAATTGAAAGAGGAGCTATTGAACATACTAGAATAGTACTCAATAAGAAATATGTGAAAATACTGGGGGTAGTTAATATAATAGAGTTTCTAATTTTCTTGGGCCTTGTTTTTTATACCCTAGATTTCTTTTACGTCCAATTACATTCTGGCTACGGATTAATGTTTGTTGTGCTTGTAATTGAATTCATGTTATTCTTGAAAACTAAAAATCTCTCCACTCAATATATTATGGCAGGTTTAGGGTTTGCGGCACTTTCAGCATTAGTTTTTGCAACTGAATTTAGCATTCACAGATGGTTTAATTATTTATCGATAAGTCATACACTCATGGCCGTTGCTACTGTTTTTATTTACGGGGGAGTGAAAAGAATCGAGATAAAAGAAGAACACCCTAAAGAATACGCTTAA
- a CDS encoding DUF3244 domain-containing protein, whose protein sequence is MKNLNIQKTVFAFFMMALPLMSFADGFPFVKLTTKENKLITLRVTSGESDFTNIKLKNQFGKVIYSETVKNENGILKNFDLKHLESGQYMIELENALNIEILPIKVTYDNVTVDKESFNTIYKPFIKANENGIVDFNFLNLNSKPASILIINNKGNVVYKEDLDKNLEIEKRYDLSSLEKGNYQFLVQTSDRNFKQVIAL, encoded by the coding sequence ATGAAAAATTTAAACATTCAAAAAACGGTCTTCGCTTTCTTCATGATGGCATTACCCTTAATGAGCTTTGCCGATGGTTTCCCATTTGTGAAACTTACAACTAAGGAAAATAAATTGATCACTTTAAGAGTAACCTCTGGTGAATCTGACTTTACAAATATTAAGTTAAAAAATCAATTTGGTAAAGTGATTTACAGTGAGACTGTGAAGAACGAAAATGGAATTCTTAAAAACTTTGATTTAAAGCATTTAGAGTCTGGTCAATATATGATTGAGTTAGAAAACGCTTTAAACATAGAAATTTTACCTATTAAAGTTACTTATGATAACGTAACTGTCGATAAAGAGAGTTTCAACACTATTTATAAGCCATTTATTAAGGCAAATGAAAATGGTATTGTAGATTTTAATTTTCTAAATCTGAATTCAAAACCAGCTTCTATATTGATTATCAATAACAAAGGCAACGTGGTTTACAAAGAAGATTTAGATAAAAACCTTGAAATAGAGAAAAGATATGACCTTTCATCATTAGAAAAAGGAAATTATCAATTTCTAGTTCAAACCAGCGATAGAAACTTTAAACAAGTAATCGCTCTTTAA
- a CDS encoding AraC family transcriptional regulator, translated as MQFYKPTLEQIEPTFGSSVLVRKFEESKPNKDPFWHFHPEIELVYVKGGNGKRHIGNHISYYQDGDLMLIGSNLPHYGFTDRLTGNESETIIQMKEDFPGPTFLSLPEIQPIKQLIETAKLGIVFKNETKNRIGSRIESLVEKPPFERLIEVIQILKELSEVKDYYLLNSEAVSIEAKAVDQQRVNLIYDYVRDNFKKSIALEEIAKEAAMTVPAFCRYFKKISNKTFTHFVNEHRVVHASKLLSEGNLNITDICYACGFNNISHFNRQFKEVTGKSPSEYRKEIKRVVR; from the coding sequence ATGCAATTTTACAAACCAACTCTTGAGCAGATCGAGCCAACCTTTGGTAGTTCGGTTTTAGTTAGAAAATTTGAGGAATCTAAACCTAATAAAGATCCCTTTTGGCATTTTCATCCTGAAATAGAATTAGTTTATGTTAAAGGAGGAAATGGTAAAAGGCATATAGGCAATCATATCTCCTATTATCAAGATGGTGATTTGATGTTAATAGGATCAAACCTTCCTCATTATGGCTTCACAGATAGGTTGACAGGAAATGAATCGGAAACTATTATTCAAATGAAAGAAGATTTCCCTGGTCCTACTTTTCTGAGTTTACCTGAAATACAACCTATCAAACAGTTAATAGAAACTGCAAAACTTGGAATTGTATTCAAAAATGAAACTAAGAATAGAATCGGTAGTAGAATTGAAAGTTTAGTTGAAAAACCTCCATTTGAAAGATTAATCGAGGTGATTCAGATTTTAAAAGAATTATCAGAGGTAAAGGACTACTATTTACTAAACTCAGAAGCTGTATCTATTGAAGCAAAGGCTGTAGATCAGCAAAGAGTAAATTTAATTTATGATTATGTAAGAGATAATTTTAAGAAATCGATCGCCCTGGAAGAAATAGCAAAGGAAGCTGCTATGACAGTTCCAGCATTTTGTCGTTATTTCAAAAAAATCTCTAATAAAACCTTTACTCACTTTGTAAATGAACATAGAGTGGTTCATGCTTCAAAGTTATTATCAGAAGGAAATTTGAATATAACTGATATCTGCTATGCATGTGGATTTAATAACATATCACACTTTAATAGACAGTTTAAAGAAGTAACAGGTAAGAGTCCTTCAGAATACAGAAAGGAAATAAAAAGGGTAGTACGCTAA
- a CDS encoding PorP/SprF family type IX secretion system membrane protein translates to MRKILITIILFTIASTAFSQQKSVLSQYRFNQLIINPAYAGHKNDLTVNLLHRNQWVNLEGAPVSNIASVHTGIKDKHSGFGLTFVDESIGVHKSMALFGVYSFSIEFQTGTLAAGIQGGFNQLNSNFQELNLQSQNDVVFSTFQNSFNPNFGVGLFYSNKNGFIGLSSPYIVENRVLRTGSGLTNAQEARYYFLTGGYLFPINKDVIFYPSAMVRVQENAPIGFDINANAILQDILNVGLSYRSGDALSMMCSITVNENFTFGYAYDNTLSNIRNYTNDTHELMLIYRINLYKEKCFTYF, encoded by the coding sequence ATGAGGAAAATATTAATCACAATAATATTATTTACAATTGCTTCAACTGCTTTCAGTCAGCAGAAGAGTGTTTTATCTCAATATCGCTTTAATCAGTTGATTATTAACCCAGCTTATGCTGGACATAAAAACGATTTAACAGTAAATCTACTACACAGAAACCAATGGGTGAATTTAGAAGGAGCCCCTGTTAGTAATATAGCATCTGTGCATACTGGTATTAAAGATAAACATTCCGGATTTGGATTAACCTTTGTTGATGAGTCAATTGGAGTACATAAAAGTATGGCACTTTTTGGTGTTTATTCATTTTCAATTGAATTTCAAACGGGAACATTAGCGGCAGGGATTCAAGGTGGTTTCAATCAATTAAACTCCAACTTTCAAGAATTAAATCTCCAAAGTCAAAACGATGTGGTTTTTTCCACTTTTCAAAATAGCTTTAATCCTAATTTTGGAGTTGGGTTATTTTACAGTAACAAAAATGGTTTTATTGGGCTTTCTTCTCCTTATATAGTTGAAAATAGAGTGCTAAGAACAGGCAGTGGCTTAACAAATGCTCAGGAGGCACGCTATTATTTTCTTACCGGTGGTTACTTATTTCCCATAAATAAAGATGTGATTTTTTATCCCTCTGCTATGGTCAGAGTACAGGAAAATGCTCCCATAGGTTTTGATATTAATGCAAATGCTATCTTACAAGATATTTTGAATGTTGGTCTTTCTTATAGAAGTGGTGATGCATTATCCATGATGTGTTCTATTACGGTAAATGAGAACTTTACTTTTGGTTATGCTTATGATAACACACTTTCAAATATCAGAAACTATACTAATGATACGCATGAGTTGATGCTGATTTATAGGATAAATTTATATAAAGAAAAGTGTTTTACTTATTTTTAG